Proteins encoded within one genomic window of Xiphophorus maculatus strain JP 163 A chromosome 11, X_maculatus-5.0-male, whole genome shotgun sequence:
- the c11h11orf54 gene encoding ester hydrolase C11orf54 homolog isoform X2 — translation MADISKTEKVQLHAPVLEELRGVLQAGLGANFAEVQVSVVDCPDLTKEPFLFPVKGLCGKPRITDVGGVPYLIPLPQTHKEYNMNVISKELELPGAFILGAGAAPSRITGMNAELMPLVLTEAEGRPAVNGSYFSSINPADGQCLQEKYSDKFSDCNFGLLGNLYACEGKPGKVIEVRAKRRTGSNSLVTALRKTLAAQYPEKSLALGGTFIIQKGKAKIHIMPREFSACPLNTDDEVNNWLKHFEGLDLRVEHTHGFSHHGEGGHYYIDTTPDTVEYLGYFLPAEFVYRIDRPKDTHTVGRD, via the exons ATGGCAGACATCAGCAAAACAGAGAAAGTTCAGCTGCACGCCCCGGTCCTCGAAGAGCTGCGAGGAG TGTTGCAGGCTGGGCTGGGAGCCAATTTTGCAGAAGTTCAAGTGAGTGTTGTGGATTGTCCAGATCTCACCAAGGAGCCTTTCCTTTTTCCTGTCAAAG GTTTGTGTGGTAAACCTCGCATTACTGATGTTGGAGGTGTACCATATCTGATCCCTTTGCCTCAAACacataag GAATACAATATGAACGTAATATCCAAGGAGCTGGAGCTACCGGGGGCTTTTATCCTTGGAGCAGGAGCCGCCCCTTCCAGAATTACTGGGATGAACGCCGAG CTCATGCCTCTTGTTCTCACTGAGGCTGAAGGAAGACCAGCAGTCAACGGGAGCTACTTTTCCTCCATCAATCCAGCAGATGGTCAGTGTCTGCAAGAAAAGTACAGTGACAAATTCTCTGACTGCAACTTTGGACTCCTGGGCAATCTATATGCCTGTGAGGGGAAGCCTGGAAAG GTCATAGAGGTGCGAGCCAAACGGAGGACAGGAAGTAACAGTCTGGTAACAGCACTGAGGAAGACTCTGGCAGCTCAGTATCCAGAAAAGAGCCTGGCTCTGGGAGGCACCTTCATCATCCAGAAAGGGAAGGCTAAAATCCACATTATG CCGAGGGAGTTCTCAGCCTGCCCTCTCAACACAGACGACGAAGTCAACAACTGGCTGAAGCACTTTGAG GGCTTGGATTTGCGTGTGGAGCACACCCATGGCTTCAGCCACCACGGAGAAGGTGGCCACTACTATATCGACACCACGCCCGACACCGTGGAGTACCTGGGATACTTCCTCCCTGCAGAGTTCGTCTATCGCATTGACAGACCCAAAGACACACACACCGTTGGTCGAGATTGA
- the akap10 gene encoding A-kinase anchor protein 10, mitochondrial isoform X1 produces the protein MSFFKRKAKSKEPERVTDAKVNKVPVNPHSPSHGLKNHNAVLDAAGPSHVAISAISANMDSFARGRTAILKKQPSHMEAAHFGDLGHSSVNYLPPETRSRMSKTVDQVLRDNVAMPHFLHCMEHRGADHLVRFWLEAESFRSASWSRVRAQNLNSVKHSSLAEPVPVSPDGPELDQNAFNDLALHNSRGNLSPLSTRWDSLSGEGKPSRAETPSTQPPSRTGTPSKGHPNNTLRDFSDTLMKSIEKDAVTIFTKYISPDAARPIPITEQIRNDIVAKICGEDGMVDPNCFVIAQSVVLSMLEQQHFTEFLRSHHFCKYQIEVLTSGSVFLADILFCESALFYFSEYMEKEEAMNILQFWLAADNFQNQLAAKKGQYDGQEAQNDAMILYDKYFSLQATNPLGFGDSVRMEIESNICREGGPLPDCFTTPLRQAWTTMEKVYLPGFLSSNIYYKYLSDLINSVRGDEFVNVSGQGQGVPADGDRSGSNAGESSQVQQGAKKAAIKILKNFDEAITVDVASLDPEMLYQRPYAGKMTFGKVNELGQFIREAEPEPDVKKSKGSMFSQAMKKWVQGNSDEAQEEMAWKIAKMIVNDVVHQSNHDSPGKSTKL, from the exons ATGTCGTTTTTTAAGAGGAAAG CCAAAAGCAAGGAACCCGAGAGAGTAACGGATGCTAAAGTTAACAAAG TTCCAGTCAACCCTCACTCTCCTTCACACGGACTGAAGAACCACAATGCCGTCCTGGACGCCGCTGGGCCGAGCCACGTGGCCATCAGTGCCATATCAGCCAACATGGACTCCTTCGCCCGGGGCCGCACCGCCATCCTCAAGAAGCAGCCGAGCCACATGGAGGCAGCGCACTTCGGAGACCTCG GGCATTCCAGCGTGAATTATCTGCCCCCGGAGACGCGCTCTCGGATGTCCAAGACAGTGGACCAGGTCCTCAGAGACAATGTGGCAATGCCCCACTTCCTGCACTGCATGGAGCACCGGGGCGCCGACCACCTCGTTCGGTTCTGGCTCGAGGCCGAGAGCTTCCGCTCGGCCAGCTGGTCGCGAGTCCGAGCGCAAAACCTCAACTCCGTCAAACACAGCTCGCTGGCCGAGCCGGTCCCCGTCTCTCCAGACGGGCCAGAGCTCGATCAGAACGCGTTCAATGACCTTGCCCTCCACAACAGCCGTGGGAACCTGTCGCCGCTCTCCACCCGGTGGGACTCGTTGAGTGGGGAAGGCAAGCCGTCTCGGGCAGAGACCCCCAGCACACAGCCGCCTTCCAGGACAGGGACTCCCTCTAAGGGCCATCCCAACAATACTCTGCGAGACTTCTCAGACACACTCATGAAAA GTATAGAAAAGGATGCTGTTACCATCTTCACCAAATACATTTCTCCAGATGCTGCAAGACCCATCCCCATCACAGAGCAGATCAGAAACGATATAGTCG CTAAGATTTGCGGAGAGGACGGTATGGTGGACCCAAACTGCTTTGTCATTGCGCAGTCGGTTGTCCTCTCCATGCTGGAACAACA GCACTTTACCGAATTCCTGCGGAGCCACCATTTCTGTAAATACCAGATTGAAGTTTTGACGAGTGGCTCCGTGTTCCTGGCTGACATCTTGTTCTGTGAGTCAGCGCTCTTCTATTTCTCAGAG TACATGGAGAAGGAAGAGGCGATGAATATACTACAGTTCTGGCTGGCTGCGGATAACTTCCAGAACCAGTTGGCTGCTAAAAAAGGCCAGTATGACGGCCAGGAGGCTCAAAACGACGCCATGATCCTCTATGATAA GTATTTCTCACTCCAGGCCACCAATCCTCTGGGCTTCGGCGACTCGGTACGGATGGAGATCGAGTCGAACATTTGCCGGGAGGGAGGGCCGCTCCCCGACTGTTTCACCACTCCTCTCAGACAGGCCTGGACGACCATGGAGAAG GTGTATTTGCCCGGCTTCCTGTCCAGCAACATTTACTACAAATACCTGAGCGACCTCATCAACTCGGTGCGGGGCGACGAGTTCGTGAACGTGAGCGGTCAAGGTCAGGGCGTGCCGGCAGATGGCGACCGCTCCGGCTCGAACGCCGGCGAGAGCTCCCAGGTTCAG CAGGGAGCCAAGAAAGCAGCCATCAAGATTTTGAAGAACTTCGACGAGGCGATCACCGTCGATGTGGCCAGCCTGGATCCGGAGATGCTCTACCAGCGGCCGTACGCTGG AAAGATGACTTTCGGTAAGGTGAACGAGTTGGGTCAGTTCATCAGAGAGGCCGAGCCAGAACCCGACGTGAAGAAATCAAAAG GTTCCATGTTTTCTCAAGCAATGAAGAAATGGGTCCAGGGCAACTCAGACGAG gCCCAGGAGGAAATGGCGTGGAAGATCGCCAAGATGATTGTCAACGACGTCGTTCACCAGTCGAACCACGACAGCCCCGGCAAATCCACCAAG CTATGA
- the akap10 gene encoding A-kinase anchor protein 10, mitochondrial isoform X2, which yields MSFFKRKAKSKEPERVTDAKVNKVPVNPHSPSHGLKNHNAVLDAAGPSHVAISAISANMDSFARGRTAILKKQPSHMEAAHFGDLGHSSVNYLPPETRSRMSKTVDQVLRDNVAMPHFLHCMEHRGADHLVRFWLEAESFRSASWSRVRAQNLNSVKHSSLAEPVPVSPDGPELDQNAFNDLALHNSRGNLSPLSTRWDSLSGEGKPSRAETPSTQPPSRTGTPSKGHPNNTLRDFSDTLMKSIEKDAVTIFTKYISPDAARPIPITEQIRNDIVAKICGEDGMVDPNCFVIAQSVVLSMLEQQHFTEFLRSHHFCKYQIEVLTSGSVFLADILFCESALFYFSEYMEKEEAMNILQFWLAADNFQNQLAAKKGQYDGQEAQNDAMILYDKYFSLQATNPLGFGDSVRMEIESNICREGGPLPDCFTTPLRQAWTTMEKVYLPGFLSSNIYYKYLSDLINSVRGDEFVNVSGQGQGVPADGDRSGSNAGESSQVQGAKKAAIKILKNFDEAITVDVASLDPEMLYQRPYAGKMTFGKVNELGQFIREAEPEPDVKKSKGSMFSQAMKKWVQGNSDEAQEEMAWKIAKMIVNDVVHQSNHDSPGKSTKL from the exons ATGTCGTTTTTTAAGAGGAAAG CCAAAAGCAAGGAACCCGAGAGAGTAACGGATGCTAAAGTTAACAAAG TTCCAGTCAACCCTCACTCTCCTTCACACGGACTGAAGAACCACAATGCCGTCCTGGACGCCGCTGGGCCGAGCCACGTGGCCATCAGTGCCATATCAGCCAACATGGACTCCTTCGCCCGGGGCCGCACCGCCATCCTCAAGAAGCAGCCGAGCCACATGGAGGCAGCGCACTTCGGAGACCTCG GGCATTCCAGCGTGAATTATCTGCCCCCGGAGACGCGCTCTCGGATGTCCAAGACAGTGGACCAGGTCCTCAGAGACAATGTGGCAATGCCCCACTTCCTGCACTGCATGGAGCACCGGGGCGCCGACCACCTCGTTCGGTTCTGGCTCGAGGCCGAGAGCTTCCGCTCGGCCAGCTGGTCGCGAGTCCGAGCGCAAAACCTCAACTCCGTCAAACACAGCTCGCTGGCCGAGCCGGTCCCCGTCTCTCCAGACGGGCCAGAGCTCGATCAGAACGCGTTCAATGACCTTGCCCTCCACAACAGCCGTGGGAACCTGTCGCCGCTCTCCACCCGGTGGGACTCGTTGAGTGGGGAAGGCAAGCCGTCTCGGGCAGAGACCCCCAGCACACAGCCGCCTTCCAGGACAGGGACTCCCTCTAAGGGCCATCCCAACAATACTCTGCGAGACTTCTCAGACACACTCATGAAAA GTATAGAAAAGGATGCTGTTACCATCTTCACCAAATACATTTCTCCAGATGCTGCAAGACCCATCCCCATCACAGAGCAGATCAGAAACGATATAGTCG CTAAGATTTGCGGAGAGGACGGTATGGTGGACCCAAACTGCTTTGTCATTGCGCAGTCGGTTGTCCTCTCCATGCTGGAACAACA GCACTTTACCGAATTCCTGCGGAGCCACCATTTCTGTAAATACCAGATTGAAGTTTTGACGAGTGGCTCCGTGTTCCTGGCTGACATCTTGTTCTGTGAGTCAGCGCTCTTCTATTTCTCAGAG TACATGGAGAAGGAAGAGGCGATGAATATACTACAGTTCTGGCTGGCTGCGGATAACTTCCAGAACCAGTTGGCTGCTAAAAAAGGCCAGTATGACGGCCAGGAGGCTCAAAACGACGCCATGATCCTCTATGATAA GTATTTCTCACTCCAGGCCACCAATCCTCTGGGCTTCGGCGACTCGGTACGGATGGAGATCGAGTCGAACATTTGCCGGGAGGGAGGGCCGCTCCCCGACTGTTTCACCACTCCTCTCAGACAGGCCTGGACGACCATGGAGAAG GTGTATTTGCCCGGCTTCCTGTCCAGCAACATTTACTACAAATACCTGAGCGACCTCATCAACTCGGTGCGGGGCGACGAGTTCGTGAACGTGAGCGGTCAAGGTCAGGGCGTGCCGGCAGATGGCGACCGCTCCGGCTCGAACGCCGGCGAGAGCTCCCAGGTTCAG GGAGCCAAGAAAGCAGCCATCAAGATTTTGAAGAACTTCGACGAGGCGATCACCGTCGATGTGGCCAGCCTGGATCCGGAGATGCTCTACCAGCGGCCGTACGCTGG AAAGATGACTTTCGGTAAGGTGAACGAGTTGGGTCAGTTCATCAGAGAGGCCGAGCCAGAACCCGACGTGAAGAAATCAAAAG GTTCCATGTTTTCTCAAGCAATGAAGAAATGGGTCCAGGGCAACTCAGACGAG gCCCAGGAGGAAATGGCGTGGAAGATCGCCAAGATGATTGTCAACGACGTCGTTCACCAGTCGAACCACGACAGCCCCGGCAAATCCACCAAG CTATGA
- the LOC111610067 gene encoding girdin-like, with translation MGQILNLFRQKGSKVSQRNKASSSDSGNEEIQQILARETEKLNGILEEVNMMSIERQSLIKANEELKNDNTALKQENTALGQQNTVLEEEKSILEQKNTALEKERNTLHQENITLKQVNTILEEENTFFKQNNTVLEKEKTAMEQKYTTQINTMEQRISTLEQENTNQRERISTLDQENTSQRERLTHALRVNTYLEQRRRRLEGQNFFFELDNRHLHQTLNLRRRRHEQEKTSLMLNITALEVKCTALEQKNAALEEEKTAMEKEKIALEEEKTAMEKRINYLEHKNKTLELINATMEQVKSSLEKENTTLEQENNNMQLELEQLRDRIEQVFSDQPQNRPTLFRRVIRGFSNMLLKMYQTGTLRYWIERWYF, from the coding sequence atggggcagattttgaatttattcagaCAGAAAGGATCAAAAGTGAGTCAGCGCAATAAGGCTTCATCTTCTGATTCTGGGAATGAAGAAATACAGCAGATCTTGgcaagagagacagagaagctAAATGGCATCTTGGAAGAAGTTAACATGATGTCCATTGAAAGACAGTCACTTATCAAAGCAAACGAGGAGCTGAAGAATGATAACACGGCattgaagcaggaaaacactgcACTGGGGCAACAAAACACCGTAttggaagaggaaaaaagcatCCTGGAGCAGAAGAACACAGCCCtggagaaggaaagaaatacCCTACATCAGGAAAACATCACATTAAAACAGGTAAATACCATCTTGGAGGAGGAAAACACCTTCTTCAAGCAGAATAATACGgtcctggaaaaagaaaagactgccATGgagcagaaatacaccactcaaATCAACACCATGGAGCAGAGAATTTCCACATTAGAACAGGAAAACACCAATCAGAGGGAGAGAATTTCCACATTAGACCAGGAAAACACATCTCAGAGGGAGAGATTAACTCATGCATTGCGGGTAAATACCTACCTGGAGCAAAGACGAAGGCGTTTGGAAgggcaaaactttttttttgagcTTGACAACAGACACCTGCATCAGACCCTCAATTTAAGAAGAAGGCGACATGAGCAGGAAAAAACCTCCCTGATGCTAAATATCACTGCTCTGGAGGTGAAATGCACTGCCCTGGAGCAGAAAAACGCTGccctggaggaagaaaagactgctatggagaaggagaagatcgctctggaggaagaaaagactGCTATGGAGAAGAGAATAAACTACTTGGAGCATAAAAACAAGACCTTGGAGCTGATAAATGCCACCATGGAGCAAGTGAAGAGCTCTCTGGAGAAGGAGAACACCACCTTGGAGCAggaaaacaataacatgcagctTGAATTGGAACAGCTGAGGGACAGAATAGAACAGGTGTTTTCAGACCAGCCACAGAATCGGCCGACTTTATTCAGAAGAGTGATCAGAGGCTTTTCCAATATGCTTCTGAAAATGTACCAAACAGGCACTCTCAGGTACTGGATTGAAAGATGGTACTTCTAA
- the c11h11orf54 gene encoding ester hydrolase C11orf54 homolog isoform X1, protein MADISKTEKVQLHAPVLEELRGVLQAGLGANFAEVQVSVVDCPDLTKEPFLFPVKGLCGKPRITDVGGVPYLIPLPQTHKEYNMNVISKELELPGAFILGAGAAPSRITGMNAELMPLVLTEAEGRPAVNGSYFSSINPADGQCLQEKYSDKFSDCNFGLLGNLYACEGKPGKVIEVRAKRRTGSNSLVTALRKTLAAQYPEKSLALGGTFIIQKGKAKIHIMPREFSACPLNTDDEVNNWLKHFEVSAPLICQSVLVSRDPGLDLRVEHTHGFSHHGEGGHYYIDTTPDTVEYLGYFLPAEFVYRIDRPKDTHTVGRD, encoded by the exons ATGGCAGACATCAGCAAAACAGAGAAAGTTCAGCTGCACGCCCCGGTCCTCGAAGAGCTGCGAGGAG TGTTGCAGGCTGGGCTGGGAGCCAATTTTGCAGAAGTTCAAGTGAGTGTTGTGGATTGTCCAGATCTCACCAAGGAGCCTTTCCTTTTTCCTGTCAAAG GTTTGTGTGGTAAACCTCGCATTACTGATGTTGGAGGTGTACCATATCTGATCCCTTTGCCTCAAACacataag GAATACAATATGAACGTAATATCCAAGGAGCTGGAGCTACCGGGGGCTTTTATCCTTGGAGCAGGAGCCGCCCCTTCCAGAATTACTGGGATGAACGCCGAG CTCATGCCTCTTGTTCTCACTGAGGCTGAAGGAAGACCAGCAGTCAACGGGAGCTACTTTTCCTCCATCAATCCAGCAGATGGTCAGTGTCTGCAAGAAAAGTACAGTGACAAATTCTCTGACTGCAACTTTGGACTCCTGGGCAATCTATATGCCTGTGAGGGGAAGCCTGGAAAG GTCATAGAGGTGCGAGCCAAACGGAGGACAGGAAGTAACAGTCTGGTAACAGCACTGAGGAAGACTCTGGCAGCTCAGTATCCAGAAAAGAGCCTGGCTCTGGGAGGCACCTTCATCATCCAGAAAGGGAAGGCTAAAATCCACATTATG CCGAGGGAGTTCTCAGCCTGCCCTCTCAACACAGACGACGAAGTCAACAACTGGCTGAAGCACTTTGAGGTCAGTGCTCCACTCATCTGCCAGTCTGTGCTCGTATCCAGAGACCCT GGCTTGGATTTGCGTGTGGAGCACACCCATGGCTTCAGCCACCACGGAGAAGGTGGCCACTACTATATCGACACCACGCCCGACACCGTGGAGTACCTGGGATACTTCCTCCCTGCAGAGTTCGTCTATCGCATTGACAGACCCAAAGACACACACACCGTTGGTCGAGATTGA